In Musa acuminata AAA Group cultivar baxijiao chromosome BXJ2-8, Cavendish_Baxijiao_AAA, whole genome shotgun sequence, one genomic interval encodes:
- the LOC103974667 gene encoding uncharacterized protein LOC103974667: MARFSCFSNLLIGMKKKSEKSSKAVDAKRVNSTGDLRVKPEDLLHPSLEMGIKEASFGDSVPLKAQGKSSVSNLKVDGNGNTNEILTRTTAAVEAAYEGGDEHDDVLSMKRDFSDFDLQALAMEKGELAYPGFNQEFNNDVMEYKSDKVAGITPNMLDQSGHVSDPGMGRTTAFWGSPSLKRSCSNIERKRSGKFLTSPTKSYSSEDLQKLAENGGGEAHGILGSPLSVMTSCSADKVMLKKRSSSQVLPSRSRKLWWKLFLWSHRNLHKSWVSKPERTVSTVDASKQKGGYCSDTLEPSCKIDIKNKKPMEEPEIRNDLWPQNQWVAFCAESSSLDRVNAWVHSLDDSPFYPIDDDEVVTGVYVNMDSTEVGEPSGKNQTGMSRRTMEEIVQANKIVESLNSLSAVAHISCMGLKVIPAISAFNSLRVINLSGNFIVHISPGSLPKSLHMLDLSRNKIATIEGLRELTKLRVLNLSYNRISRIGHGLSNCVLIKELYLTGNKISDVEGLHRLLKLTVLDLSFNKISTAKALGQLVANYDSLLALNLLGNPIQTNIGDDQLRKAVCSLLPQLAYLNKQPTKPHREVVTGNIAKAALGDNGWHSRRRSTRRVIQSMSSSVKVRVGEGSSHKGSSHKDRQRSKSRHQHSISTRK; encoded by the exons ATGGCAAGGTTCAGTTGCTTCTCTAATCTTCTCATCGGAATGAAGAAGAAATCCGAA AAATCATCCAAAGCTGTTGATGCCAAAAGGGTGAATAGTACTGGAGATTTGCGAGTTAAACCAGAAGATCTCCTTCATCCTTCTCTCGAGATGGGAATCAAGGAGGCATCTTTCGGGGATTCAGTACCTTTAAAAGCTCAAGGAAAGAGCTCTGTGAGCAATTTGAAGGTTGATGGGAATGGGAACACTAATGAGATCCTGACAAGGACTACAGCAGCAGTTGAGGCAGCTTATGAGGGAGGTGATGAGCATGATGATGTTTTATCTATGAAAAGGGACTTCTCTGACTTTGATCTCCAGGCGTTAGCCATGGAGAAAGGTGAACTTGCATACCCTGGTTTTAATCAAGAATTCAACAACGATGTGATGGAGTACAAGTCAGACAAAGTTGCAGGGATCACTCCCAATATGCTGGACCAAAGCGGGCATGTCAGCGATCCAGGGATGGGGAGGACGACAGCATTTTGGGGATCTCCCTCACTGAAGCGTTCATGCTCCAACatagagagaaagagatctgGTAAATTCCTTACATCGCCTACCAAGTCCTATTCATCCGAAGATCTTCAAAAGCTAGCAGAAAATGGTGGTGGAGAAGCACATGGCATTCTAGGCAGCCCATTATCTGTAATGACCTCCTGCAGTGCTGACAAGGTGATGCTAAAGAAGAGATCTTCAAGCCAGGTGCTTCCCTCAAGGAGTAGGAAGCTCTGGTGGAAGCTTTTCCTGTGGAGTCATAGGAATCTCCACAAGTCTTGGGTCTCAAAACCAGAGAGGACAGTCTCCACTGTTGATGCATCCAAGCAGAAAGGTGGCTATTGCTCAGATACGCTTGAACCAAGCTGTAAGATTGACATAAAAAACAAGAAGCCAATGGAAGAACCTGAGATCAGgaatgatttgtggcctcaaaatcAATGGGTAGCATTTTGTGCAGAATCCTCGTCTCTAGATAGAGTTAATGCTTGGGTCCATAGTCTCGATGATAGCCCTTTCTACCCAATTGATGATGACGAAGTGGTCACTGGAGTTTATGTTAACATGGATTCTACTGAGGTGGGAGAACCTTCAGGCAAGAACCAGACTGGTATGAGCAGGCGCACCATGGAGGAAATCGTGCAGGCCaacaaaattgttgaatctctcaATTCCTTATCTGCAGTGGCTCACATTTCCTGCATGGGTTTGAAAGTAATACCAGCTATTTCAGCCTTCAATAGCCTCCGAGTGATCAATTTATCAGGCAATTTCATAG TTCATATTTCTCCTGGATCATTACCTAAGAGCCTTCATATGCTTGACTTGTCAAGGAACAAGATTGCCACAATTGAAGGTCTCAGAGAATTGACGAAACTAAGGGTGCTTAATCTCAGTTATAACAGAATCTCACGAATTGGTCATG GACTGTCAAACTGCGTTCTAATTAAAGAACTTTACCTCACGGGCAACAAGATCAGTGATGTCGAGGGGCTACACAGGCTCTTGAAGCTTACTGTGCTTGACCTGAGCTTCAACAAGATATCCACAGCAAAAGCCTTAGGCCAGCTTGTCGCCAATTATGACTCTCTCTTGGCCCTTAACCTACTTGGCAACCCGATACAGACCAACATCGGGGATGACCAGCTCCGCAAGGCAGTCTGTAGCCTCCTCCcacagcttgcttatctcaacaaGCAACCGACTAAACCCCATAGGGAGGTGGTAACTGGCAACATAGCCAAGGCTGCACTTGGGGACAACGGCTGGCATTCTAGGAGGAGGTCAACAAGGCGTGTGATCCAGAGTATGAGCTCATCGGTCAAGGTAAGGGTTGGAGAGGGAAGTAGCCACAAGGGAAGCAGCCACAAGGATAGACAGAGATCAAAGAGCAGGCATCAACACTCGATTTCAACAAGAAAATAA